A segment of the Lampris incognitus isolate fLamInc1 chromosome 19, fLamInc1.hap2, whole genome shotgun sequence genome:
GAAAAGAGAAACCAAAACTCTGGCATCTCAGATGTGTGAAATGTGGTTGTCAACATGGAAAACTAAAGATACTGGTTGCGGTAGAGCTTAGGTTCCTCTATCCATATCCATGCTCCTTTGTTGTGACCTGTGCAGCAGACAGACCATCCGGAGAAAACCTCCACCGACGTCACGCTTTACATCTCAGATGGATTCACTTCGAATTTTACCCCAGAAATGTTGGAATCCCATTCTACACGACGAGGCACCCAATACACCATAAACAGAGTCTCACACGAGAAATTCTACAACTTCACAACACCAACGACTCAGCTCAGCAATCTTACATGATGTTAAAGGACATCCGTGTCCATGACTCGACAATGTTTTGTCCaagaagctaaaaaaaaaaagtgattaaaAATACATGCTGTGCAATGCAGCGTGACTCTTCTGCAGCAAACACTTATTTCAGCCGAACACCACCGGAATTGGGACACGACCGTTTACATAAGTTAATCTATGTTATTTATAGATAACGAGCCATTTTGATTCCATTTTTACACTTAAACACGTAAAATATTGAAATCTGAAATCAACAGAGCTATTGGAAGGAGCCAAGTGCACGGATACCCGAATAAATGTGTCGAAGTTCAGGGGTTTGTCCCAGACACTGTAGTCTACGACATAGACTTGGACATAAACATGGTCGAGCAGAATCTAGGATTACATTAACCATATTCTAGGATTACATTAACCATATTTTAGGATTACATTAACCATATTCTATGATTGCATTAACCATATTCTAGGATTACATTAACCATATTTTAGGATTACATTAACCATATTTTAGGATTACATTAACCACATTTTAGGATTACATTAACCATATTTTGGGATTACATTAACCATATTTTGGGATTACATTAACCATATTCTAGGATTACATTAACCATACTCTAGGATTACATTAACCATATTCTATGATTACATTAACCATATTCTAGGATTACATTAACCATATTCTAGGATTACATCAACCATACTCTAGGATTACATTAACCATATTTTGGGATTACATTTACTATATTGTAGGATTACATTAACCATATTTTGGGATTACATTAACCACATTTTAGGATTACATTAACCATATTCTAGGATTACATCAACCATACTCTAGGATTACATTAACCATATTTTGGGATTACATTAACCGTATTCTAGGATTACATTAACTACATTTTAGGATTACATTAACCATACTTTTGGGATTACATTAACCACACGTGTACTCTCCCAGGGCACTATGAACACCCGCCGTTTCCTCCGGACGAACGACACCACACACAACCGCTTCCAGTCTAACGACCCCCGTCCACAAACCCCGGGGCATGTTTTAACGGAACTAACGgcacgtaaataaaaacaaaaaatttaaaaacaaaaaataaacaaccAGTTGGACTGTATCTGGGTCACAAACCTCTCTTTGCACCGTTCGCTAATCTTTAAGAAAGCCATGACTGCGACACCATCCTCCCCCCGGTCTCTCCACACGCCGACCGCCCGGACCAGCTGAGGCGCAGACTCGGACCCGCTTCAGCGCCGCGCTCGTCTTCCCCCTCAACTCCTCATGAGTCCCGACGGACGCTCGCCTTCACTCGCTCTCACTCGCATCTCCCCCTTACCTCCCCCTCAACCGCATGACCTTTTCCCCCCGAGCGAGTGCGAAGCAGCGAGGAGAGGCGACGTTTCAGCACCGCTCGAGTTTCCCCGGAAGTACGGAAACTTGCGGCCAATCACGTGACCGGCTTGTGCCAGCTGAGTTGTACAGAAGCCCAACGTAACCAAAACAATACGTCTTTACGCGTAATGTGCTGTACGGAACGCCGGGGGGCTAAAATTTGCGCCGTTAACAACGTTTATTTACGCTAAACATGATTAAATGAGGTACgtgtgtagaacctgataatgcaATAAATCCCCGATAGTGtcataaccctgataatgtaataaaaaaatgcgctcgaggccattgaaaatgcaataaaacctgataatgtaataacttcctgacaaTGTAATaaaagtgcatttcccgataatgtgatacactttttaccgataatgtaataaagtattgcattaacaggaggttattacatgatcaggttagccttcattttgcaggtcctgataatgtaataattccccaatattgtaataatttcacagcagaccacctattaatgggttcaagtggcgatactgtgttggcaactctagctccagagcACTAGCGCCAtcaacaggtcaaagttggacatgcaTGAATGTTTATTAACTTTTGACCTGTTTATCCGTTCTCCACAACCACTGTATCactgaaatgcactttattacattatcgggaagttattacattatcaggttttattgcattttcaatggactcaagagaagattttattacattatcgggtttattacattattggtaatttattacattatcaggttctacaacgtGTCCAAGAGGCATTTAAGCCCTCTATCTCCCttaaaccaaagaaggttggatcagttcatctggatacgtttattggcagatacgtttcatcactcaactaagtggcagcttgggcagctgttgtccttctcttgtctcttcgatcggctggtgcactgtctgggcgtcttcctggctttgaccaacgcccagttaggataaccacacttaaccagggcctgtttaatgtggggtttctccccttccccttccccggccgctgtgtctgtggggaccagtggcgcccccagaaaattttcataggggggggggcactgaaaatcttggggtggcacaccaaaaccaaaagccgtgactgaatttggggaattctatgctgctgttgtagtgtactgtatgggctagtggaaaactgtcaatatgagagttaagaaaatgtaaaatatcagatagaagcatattatgcataatcagaagcatattctgtgtATGCGACGCATGGCTGGGGGGGGCAAGCGGGGGGGGccggggatagtatcagggtggccgtggctacccctggccaccccttgggggcgccactggtggggacgttgtccagctcggtggtacagcgtcctgatgacccCTGGTTTGTGCTCCggcggatgatgagagtcaaaccataTTGAAGCACTGATCAGtacgtgttggtttacggtaaacaccaacaatcaaatgtcccccatcactgtaacaataggaacgattgttaggaaccattgtttagttccttgttttcacaggggtcgtttaggttgttgcacctggaataagggaccgagcgtgatgcataaccttacgtgccgaagttattatgaaagtttatagccccgtggggttgaaacgagttgtaacgtctcattagtagaaggaaacaacacactttaacatggtggcagcggcggacgactcggttcgaagtttggtgcggaaaagtttctaggagcgggagagcaggttagtgttccttctcgcagtgtcttagcaggaaacaaaaccaaggccactggtgacagggccaaccctgttaccaccagatcaggccgctctgttgtgcagccgcagcgatacaaagactttgtgacctcacacagatgaatggatctgtagcactaatggactttgggagggggggggcatgaatgaagaaaaaaaaagggaaaaaaagtgaatcacaaatgttgtgtacatgtgttcttgttcacctggttatctgcaagttgaggtattcatttaaacattggttatgttaaactgtgaagagaagccatagcactttgatacacagtcgttgataatgttcattttcatggggagctataagtaactgataaatatatgtcattgttaatatgaaaaacattttgaatgttgatattcgtacactgttagtagcaaagagttttgtttgtattttattggttacagcaatagacaattaaacaaaaatgtattaaaggttctaaaaaaagaagaaactctgaaaagagaaaggatgtaacaataggaactattgttaggaaccattgtttagttccttgtttccacaggggtcgtttaggttgttgcacctggaataacggaccgagcgtgatgcataaccttacgtgccgaagttattatgaaagtttatagcccagtggggttgaaacgagttgtaaagtctcattagtagaaggaaaacaacacactttaacaatcACCAGCTggaatttcacagtgtaagaaggctgacctgtcatttttccacatcctccctgatgAACTTGACGTGGTTCCTCACCGAGTGACCTGCGGCACGtcctgagatttcattttaacccGGGTGTTATGTTtgtaaactactactaagacccggtaacgggtctgaccctttagccgagcggttagcgatgtggccttgtggtgcaggacacgccgtatcgaatcccacaccgggcaacaaaataaccggttacatgttACAAAAAATTTTAACATGAAAAAGTTTGCAACAAAAGTTACATACAAAATAACAACCAAAAGTTTGTTCTGCGCATGTGCCATGTTGTTATTGCTGGTCGCCCGGACGCGAGGtagtcttgagagagagagagagagagagagagagagtgagttttGGGGTTTTTGGCCCTCCATACACGTGGCACAGGACCGGAGGCGTGTGACGTGTCGTCTTGAACTCGCACAGGGAAGTTTGGAGTGGGGTGTGTATGTGCGCGTCGTCTCCTGTCCAGGAACAAAACGTAAACCTCCCCCAGAAAACATAACGCTGATAATGTCTCGCTGAACGTTGGACGTCTGTCTGCTGTGATGTAGAGGTTCCGCTCCTGGCCGCCGGTTTGGCGGGAAGGCAGAATGCAGTGGAGAAGACACGTAGTGGGCCTGACTTTCTCCATCTTCTTCATTTCGTCCTGTTTCACCAACAAGGTGCGTGTTCGGCTCAGGCGGGTTAGTGacgtcacacacacgcacacacacgcacacacacacacacattgctctCTCACGAGCGTGCTCATTTCTCTAAGAACGAACGGGGGTGACTTTTGGAGGAGACCGGAACTCTTGAAAAGGAAGAACCGTCTCACAGTgtcgcactgtcaacagtggcggCTGGTCAGCGCGGGGCGCCGGGGCGCCGCCCccctcaaatatcaagagatgaaaatactcagtgtttcccaacccggtcctcgaggaccccccctatcctgcatatttcctttgcaaccctgaataggtacctgtttgtagttattcaaccaatcggcaatgaattatgtcagacgttgcacaccttgcataattaagtgctgcgagatgattggtcgagtaagtacaagcagggctacctatgcagggttgcaatgaaaacctgcaggatgggggggtccttgaggactgggttgagaaacactgtaaatgCAATTTAGTTGcacacaggcgcggatctacggggtggcaacaggggtggcagctgccacctctgggactcagtcttgccaccccatttataaatcagataatatgtttttaaagtatgttTTATGTACATGCACGGTGAAGGTCAGTGACACCCGCAAAAAAaccatctcaaacagtagagaacaaagtACATTCGATGAAAtacgagttttgaataataacacgtttagaataatgtccattgcccccccccctcattgaacctcatgccaccccttcgccaccccaggaaaaaaaacctctagatccgccactggttGTACATAATGCACATAAATATGAAATAAACGTGTTTTTctagtctgtgagcgcctgccaGCAGCCATCAAATATTGGTTCCaagtggtatttggttgatttctgactGAATACATGTATACCTCCTGGGTGacaccataccttatgtaagccctcaaacttgtggcgagcaggtgacctgaggccgctgtcagacacccccacttttattggcagtgaatcggTATTGTTTTAATGCTTTTTGATCTAATGGTATTTgacaattcttgtggctgtcaatcatgttcacacccaccaccacgcctcgtctcgactgtcaatcatccaccgtctacgaaccctgaaaatctataggctacgttgtccttcttaatagctctgactgtgtggacagtatagcagctgtcgggtgtgctgcgccaaggtaaactgcatccccccccaccccccaccccccaaaaatccCATTTATTCCTATTTCAGCTTTACTCATTCCCGAAGGGACACGTGGACGCTGTTTCGTGCAGCACAGCCAACACATTTCGACATTGCAACGACAAATGTAGAATAACAGTAACGTAACAAATGTTTGGAAGGATAGAATAAAGCGTGCAACAACTTGAAAGATGCACAACTGCACGACTCCGACTAGCACTGTTGAAATGAAAACTGCATAAATGCACTAATTAAGTATTGCACTTCCAAACACACAGAGGATGTTTACATGTTGTCATATTGCGAAGCACTGGCAGAGTGAGTTGTCCATAGAAGCCAAGTAGAGTTAACCCACAAGAACTTGGATTTCTCTAGTTACGAGTAGCTGTGCATTTGGATAATAAACTATTAAGTTACCAGAGCAAAAAATAATTTGGAAACCAAACTACTGTTATTTCACATCCTGAAACTGAACACTTGATCGCATTGCAACAGCcgcacataaatcacagattatTTTGAAAACGCCAATGGCAGTTAGAATTGTGGTACAAACCCCATGGATTCAGCAACACTTACTTCCTTGCAACAAGGCTACAAGCTCAGGCTCACAATCACTTTTAGATTGCATTGAATTGATGAAATAAATATGGCCCGTTCTTATTTCATTGGATGATATGGAAAAATATGACACGGATGAGCCATCTCCAAAGAGGCGTCCTTACTGGATAAAGGACCGAACATGTGTGTCTCGACCTTCAGGCTAATTAACTATCATTCTCACTACTTCACTCATTTGACCCTGTGGGTTGTATATAATGTTTACTGGTGTTTGTTAAGTGTGTGCGTTGATTCAGAAGTGCTCACACGGCAGCATCTGTAAAACAGACTTTTTGTCCATTCTGCAACTCTATGAGATGATGAGTCACATGTAGTTTGGATGGATGTAATGTTTTTTTGTGAAAATCTGAAAGCACACCAGTGCTGGTTGAAATGCCTAATGGCTTTATTCTGATGTCACTGGCTCCCATGCAGTTATCGATTTCTTTATCGATCTATTTTTGCAGTATGTACTGTCCGTGTTGAAATTCACCTATCCAACCTTATTTCAAGGGTGAGTACGTTAAAAATACTTGGAATGGGTCTAGTTCGGTTCATGTGATAACTAAGCTATTTGTTTATTGCACGTGAGAAAATGGCAGATTTTGTGAAAGCTTTGGATGAGAATGAGGGAGCGTGAATAGCAATctgagaagggaaaaaaaaaccccgctgTGTATCAGATGGATGTATTTCAAAATCAACTTCTAAAACCAGTGGCCCAAAATAATCTGTACCTGTGCTCAGATGGCAGACGTGTATCGGGGCTCTGCTGCTCCTGGTCTCTGGAAAGACTGGGTGGCTGGAGATGAGCCGCATTACCAGGTAATATGATAATCTGAGGAGCAAAAACATTAGCTAATTTTATCTCATGCCATTTGGCTAAGTCACTTTTGTCactgtcttttttttaaaaggactCTTTTTCTTGGGAAGATTGTATCCAGGCCTTGAGAAAACATCTTTTTGTGAAATAATTCTGTCCCACGTTACAGATCTGCGGCCCTTTCCTGGCTGCCGGGGTCGATCTTGTTTGTAGGGAACATATACGCCGGCTCCCGGGCTTTATCACGTATGGTGAGTAACCAAGCACTCCATAAATAACTCACTTATTAAACTATATTAAACATCTTACAACGTCCATACACTTTTTTAACCAATAGTTTTCAGTGAGTTTACATAACTTCTCCGTAACGTTTAGCTTAATATCCACCATCAACAGAAACAATTTTTCAAATGTGCCACTGAAAAGGTATGTATATGATGTGAAAGTAAGCTTATATCTCAAATTCTGTATATGAGCCGCTCTTCTCAACAATGTTTGTAAGCCATGTGTTGTAGTTGTACATTTGAAGCCACTGATTGTTCCAACATGCCTGGTACTGTTGacaagcaagctagctagctagctagctagctgatagTAAAGTGGACATGAAGCAGCCAATCAAGTTGACATGATTTGCTAAATGTATTTCCAGTCTAATCAACAATTCTGCTACAAACATGACAAATGTaaacataaaagaaaaaaaagtagccCGTTATATCTTTCATGGCGAGGGTGCCACCGTCTCGCGGCACTATAACCTCTGACGTCATGGGGTTGGTCGGTGGATAAAACGGAGGCGGTGAAAGTTTGAGACTGAGGAGCCGCGGGACAGAAGAGGACAAAAGGGAGGCCGCTATTGTATTGCTCCTGGATGTAAAAACGAGTTTTACAGGGTTACAGCCAAGGACAAAACAATCCATTCTCATAAACTGACGCTGACACGGAGAACAGTACCGACTCATTTCTGTCCCGTCAGAACTCTTCACTCTGTCAGATTCCAGAACACGCTCGTCGATGACCTCGCTCAGAATTTACTGAGGATGAATCCGGCATAATGTCTGCATATCCCACATCGACTGTTTACACACGGTGTTCTGCCCATGGTATCCAATGGTAttgcggcatggtggcgcggtggttagcgctgtcgtctcacagcaagaaggccctaggttcgaaccccagtgttgcccaaccttgggggttatcccatgtcatcttctgtgtggagcttgcatgttctcccccaccttcaaaaaaaacccaaaacaacaagacatgcatgttagggttaatactcctgtccgtggccttgaccgaggcatggcaagacgaaccggagttggtccccgggtgctgcatggcggccgcccgctgcttctagctacacagctaggatgggttaaatgcagagtgtaattaacccagagggatcaataaagtatctcaaaatcaaaatcaaaaatcaaattaaaaaaaaaatcccaaacacTGGTGACACAACATGCTACACGACGTGATGTGAACGAACTACGCATAGAAAGTGTTCGTGTGACATCATATTGTCATGTCAGACCTCTCACACATGTTTCGCATCTCGCTGGCTCATTCACCAGAAGCATGTGACCTAGTTGGCTCTGTGAACCGGCAAACAACTGACATTAGGCACCATTGCTGTAGGTTAACAGCTGCTAGCAGCAACTAGCTAACGCTAGGTTTAGCTCATAATTAGCGACATAAACAAAACGTGTCAGTCAGGCAACAACTATATGTAAACAAAGTGCACATGGAAACATTGTTTACACTGTAAGTTTTTGAGAAGCGTTGTTTGGATGTTAACTACCTGATCTTGTGTTTCAGGACATTCCCATATTCTTTACTCTTCAAAATTCCTCCCATGTTGTTGGTTACCTCATCCTACGGCTGGTCCACGGAGAGGTGAGTGTGAGTGGAGGGCTGCTGGTTGGTAGATTTAAAtgttaatttttctttttctttttttggattcttcccccgttttctccccaattgtataccggcaaattaccccactcttctgagccgtcccggttgcttctccaccccctgtgccgatccggggagggctgcagactaccacatgcctcctcccatacatgtggagtcgccagccgcttcctttcacctgacagtgaggagtttcaccagggggacatagcgggtgggaggatcacgctattccccccagttccccctccccccctaaacAGGGGCCCTGatcaaccaggggaggcgctagtgcagcgaccaggacacatacccacatcctgctttccacccgcagacacggccaattgtgtctgtagggacgcccgaccaagctggaggtaacacggggattcgaaccggtgatccctatgttggtaggcaacggactagactgctgcgctacccggacacccctaataTTAATCTTTTAATGCAGTTTCCCTTCCTGTGTGGGGACAAAAGGGAGGAAATATGAGCACAAGTCACAGAAGCTACGCAGGCTCACTGTTGTCACATTCAGTCTCGTAGCTTGTGTGAGTCTAAACCAGCACTATAcagtacagcagtggttctcaacctttttgggttccttgaccccctgcgtatttttgatctaccctgaggacccctccacctgatcttgggggaggggggttgcaatttgatagaaacagtagaaactgcattttaaattgcattatagcatttattcactctttggggcaaaaataagagctttcagttgtaacttagatatagttaacaaaacagaattcttatgcagtaactttcagatatatgtaacaacacagaatatgtattcagtaactttcagatatatgtaacaaaacagaatatgtattcagtaactttcagatatatgtaacaaaacagaatatgtattcagtaactttcagatatatgtaacaacacagaatatgtattcagtaactttcagatatatgtaacaaaacagaatatgtattcagtaactttcagatatatgtaacaaaacagaatatgtattcagtaactttcagatatatgtaacaaaacagaatatgtattcagtaacttttaacacgggagcgagatctcttattaaaatacaataaatgacacttgtgaaacagatgtaattagagaaaaaagtcctgttaccctttatagtttaggtagataaaggtctcagtcacatttgagtaaaataatcctatttctataaatgtcataggatcttctttttaaagatattttattttcacggaccccttgcaattacaccacggaccactaggggtccgcggacccccggttgagaaacactgcagtacAGTACTGAACTGAAAAGCTTAAACTGTGTTCTTCCGTTTCTTACCAACAGAGGATGCCCTGGCTGAAACACTTCAGGTTGGTGTTTGGTCCCCTACCTTTTGTCCTCTCACGCAAACACACAGGAGTGAGTCCTGTGATGGACAGGTAACGTTTGTACAAGGCGTGTCTGTTGCTAGATCGCATAATGCTGCAGGAGACGGTAGAGTTTAAAGGCTTAACGCCTGAGCCCTGCACTCTGTTGAGACCAAGATGGTGAAATAATCCCATTAACGGTATTAATAATCATCTTTTGCCTTTTTCGAGTCCCCATATCGCAGGACAAAACCTAAAAGACAACATAAAAATGGCAGACGTGGATTTAAAGAAACCCATAGTTAAAGGCGTCTCTTTGAGTTTTGTCTTGCCCCATACGAGACACTCGGGCTTGCAAAATCATCACAAGATTTATGTCGTATAacttgtgttgggttttttttaacatctCAAACTACAGGCTTACTTTTCCTCCATTGTAATGCTGATTTAGTTCATGTCTGATGTTTGGACAATACAGTTTTGCAAAATGCTCTACACATGAAGTTATTGATATTCATGATGTGTGA
Coding sequences within it:
- the LOC130129982 gene encoding transmembrane protein 241 isoform X4, translated to MQWRRHVVGLTFSIFFISSCFTNKYVLSVLKFTYPTLFQGWQTCIGALLLLVSGKTGWLEMSRITRSAALSWLPGSILFVGNIYAGSRALSRMDIPIFFTLQNSSHVVGYLILRLVHGERMPWLKHFRLVFGPLPFVLSRKHTGVSPVMDSIFVLLGSAINLPFYDPEFEMGSYTWAIGHLSCVGAYRVFKVQSRSSHLSDLEQQYINYLFSALLLATAAHPTGDLLAALDFPSLRSYTFHCGCCARLPPCSSPRLFSPSQ